Genomic DNA from Catenulispora sp. EB89:
CCGGTAGTACTGCCACCAGCCCTTGTCCCTGATCTGGCCGGTCAGGTTGAGTAAAGTCGTCCGCAGCTCTTCGTCGACGACCCCGTAGACGTCCAGCGCGGCCGAGACGTCGATGCGCCGCAGCCGGCCCTGGCCGTTCTCGAGCCGGGACAGCGTCGAGTCCGAGATCTCCAGCCGCTCGGCCGCGCCCTGCAGCGTCAGGCCCGCGGCCAGCCGGAGCCGGCGCAGGGCCGCGCCGAGCCGGCGGCGGCGGATCGGCGGCGCCGACGGGCCCGCCGGGACCCGGGCCGCGCGCTCCACCGGGTTGCCGGGTTCGGCCGGGGCGCCGGGCTTTCGCGCGCCGCCGTGTTCCTCCGGGCCGCCGGGGACGGGTTCGTGCGGGTCGCCGTCCGGCGCGGTTCCGGTGGCGGGTCCGGGAACGTCTGCGGATGTCATCGCCAACCCCCTGCGGTTCGCTTTTGCGATGCAGGCCATTGTGCCCGAACCGGCCGCGGCGATTTCACGGATTCCCCTGCGGGGCCCGCGCCCTGGGTGGGATATTTCATTGTGGGGTGCGCGCTGGGGGAGATGGAATCGCGCAGACATCGATGATGTGAGGCCGTCATGCAGCAATTACGCCACCCCGCCCCGGCGGCGTGCCGCGTCGCCGGAACGGGCGCCGGCGGCGGGGTGGCAGTCCGAGGCACGGCGGTCGGCTCCGAGCCGGCCCCGGATGCCCCGGCATCGCAGAACACTGCTCTGTACTGGACGTTCCCGGGCTCGGCCCTGGACGTGAGCCTGTCCCGGCGCTGGCTGGCCGCCGCGGTCGAACAGGCCTGGGGTGCCGGGGACGACGCCGACCGCGTGGTGCTGGCCTACAGCGAGATCGCGACCAACGCCGTGGTGCACGGCACCGGGCCGGTCACGGTGTCCGCGCGGATCCGGCCCGGCGCGGTGACCTGCGAGGTCGGCGACTGCTCGGCCCTGGCCCCGCAGCACCGGCACGCGACCGGGGAGGACGTCCGCGGCCGCGGGCTGGACCTGATCGAGTGGATCGTGGACCGGTTCGGGGTGGCCGTCGGCGAGGCCGGCAAGACCGTGTCGTTCGAGGTTGGACGTCATGCCGGGCATCACTCCGGAGAGGACGCCGGGTCCGGGAGAAGTCCGCTGCCCCGGTCCGGCCCGGGTCCGGTCGCGCCGACTGAATCAGTCCTCGAATCCGCCCGCACGCCACGACCCGGCCCCGGACCGAAGTCCGGAACCGGGTCGCGAGAGAACTCCGTCGGCGGGTCTGCGGGTGGGTCCGCCGACGGAAAGCAGGAAACCGGCTAGCGGGCGATCCAGACGGCGGTGTCGGCCGGAATCCGGCCCTCCGCCGTCAAAGGCCCGCTGGCCAGCAGCACTCGGCCCGCGACCGGCTGGTCCGACGGTCGCGGGCCGAAGTTCACCGCGCACACGAATCCGGGTCCGCGCTCGAAGGCCAGAACCCCTTCGGGCGCCGGGAGCCAGGCGAACGGCCCGTCGCCGAGCCCTTCGGTCTCCCGCCGCAGCCGCAGGGCCTTGCCGTACAGCGTCAGCATCGACGTCGGATCGGCCAGCTGGCCCTCGGCCGTGTAGTCCTTCCACGCCTCCGGCTGCGGCAGCCACGGCTCGGCCGAGGCCTGCTCGGGGCTGAAGCCGAACGGCGGCTCGCTCCCGGACCACGGCAGCGGCACCCGGCAGCCGTCCCGGCCCGGGTCCGCCGGGTTGCGGCCCTTGCGCTCCCACATCGGGTCCTGGCGCAGGTGGTCGGGGATGTCCTCGACCTCCCACAGCCCCAGTTCCTCGCCCTGGTAGATGTACACCGAACCGGGCAGTGCCTGGGTCAGCAGGGCCGAGGCCCGCGCGCGCCGCGTGCCCAGATCCAGATCGACCGGCCGGCCGAGCTGCCGGGCGTAGATCGCGAACGACGTGTCCTCGCGGCCGTAGCGGGTCACCACGCGGTCCACGTCGTGGTTGGACAGCACCCAGGTCGGCGGGGCGCCGACCGGGGCGTGCAGGCTCAGCGTCTCGTCGATCACCTCGCGGAGCTTGTCCGCCTCCCAGGCGCAGCCCAGGTAGGGGAAGTTGAAGACGGTGTGCATCTCGTCCGGGCCGAGGTAGCGGGCCAGGCGCGCGGCGTCCGGCAGCCAGATCTCGCCGATCAGGACCCGGTCTCCGTCGTAGGAATCCGCGACCGCGCGCCAGGAGCGGTAGATCGCGTGCACTTCCTCGCGGTCGACGAACGCCGAGTCGTCCTCGCCGACTTGGTCCGGCAGCGCCGGGTCCTTGACCAGCAGCGCTGCCGAGTCTATGCGGAAGCCGTCGGCCCCGCGGTCGAACCAGAACCGCAGCACGTCCTCGAACTCGGCCGGGACGTCCGGGTGCTGCCAGTTGAAGTCCGGCTGGGCCGAGTCGAACAGGTGCAGGTACCACTCGCCGGGCTCGCCGTCCGGTTCGGCGACCCGGGTCCAGGTCTGGCCGCCGAACATGCCCTGCCAGTTGGTCGGGGGCAGCTCACCGTCCTCGCCGCGGCCGGAGCGGAACCAGAAGCGCTCGCGCTCCGGCGAGCCGGGCCCGGCGGCCAGGGCCGCGGCGAACCAGGGGTTGGCCGCCGAGGTGTGGTTCGGCACGATGTCCACGACCACGCGGATGCCCAGCGCGTGCGCCTCGGCGATCAGCGCCTCGGCGTCGGCCACGGTCCCGAACAGCGGGTCGATGACGCGGTAGTCGGTGACGTCGTAGCCGCCGTCCGCCTGCGGGGACAGGTACCAGGGGTTGAACCACACCGCGTCCACGCCGAGCTCGGCCAGGTACGGCAGCCGGGCGCGGACGCCGGCCAGGTCGCCCATGCCGTCGCCGGACCCGTCGGCGAAGCTGCGCGGGTAGATCTGGTAGATGGCGGCCGAGCGCCACCAAGGCGCTGGGGAAGTATGCGCGGACACCGGGAACCTGCTCTCTAGTACGTGAAGCAGACACGACGGCGGGACAGCCGACGGTAAGGACAGGGGGACGTTTGACGGTCGTCTGTAGTCGGTGACTTCAGGGCCCTGTCAGCCCTTGACACCGCCGACCGTCAGGCCGGCCATGATGTTCCGCTGGAAGAACAGGAACAGCACGATCGTCGGGATCGAAGCCAGGAACAACCCGCCGACCAGCGCGTTGTCCGGCATGGAGGTGGCGGCGGTGTTGACGCCGACGTTCAGCGTCTCGTGCGCCGGCACGGTGATCAGCGGCCACAGGAAGTCCTTCCAGACCGCGACTATCGCGAAGATCGAGATCACCCCGAGGATCGGCCGCGAGATCGGCAGCACGATGCGCCACAGCGTGCGCAGCGGGCCGGCGCCGTCCACGGCGGCCGCGTCCAGCAGGTCGTTGGGGATGGAGTCGAAGAACCGCTTGAGCAGGAACACGTTGAAGGCGTTGGCCACCGTCGGGAGCCAGATCACCCAGGGCGTGTTCTGCAGGTTCCAGTGCACCAGCGGCAGGTCCAGCACCGTCAGGTACTGCGGGATGACCAGCGCCGCGGCCGGGATCATCATCGAGGCCAGCATCAGGGCCAGGATCCAGTTGCCGAAGATCGGCCGGAGCTTGGACAGCGAGTAGGCGGCGCCGACGCAGAAGGTGAGCTGGAACAGCAGCGCGCCGCCGGCGTAGACGACGGTGTTCCACAGCAGCTGCGCCATCCCCAGGCGGTTCCACGCCAGGCTGAAGGCGTGCGTCGAGGGGTGCGAGGGCAGCAGCACCGGGGGGTTGCGGACCAGTTCCTGCGAGGTCTTGAACCCGCCGGTGGCCATCCAGAACAGCGGGCCGATGAACACCAAGGTGGCCAGCACCAGGGCCACGGTCAGCGCGATCCAGTAGAACCGCTTGCCCCGCGTCGTGCTCAGCTGGGTGCGGGATATCAGCGTGCGGTGGTAGGTCGGCGCGGTCTTGGGCTTCCTGGCGCGGAAACGATTTCGGGTCAACAGGACCCGGCTCGCGGTCTGCTGGGTCATCTCTCAGTCCTCGCTTCCGCGTCGTTCCAGCACGATGTAGATCGCGGAGAAGCAGGCCAGCACCAGCAGCATGATCACGCCGAGTGCGGCCGCAGTATTGAACTTGTTGTAATTGAACGCGTAGTTGTAGAGCAGGTAGACGACCGTTGTCGTCGATCCTTCGGGCCCGCCGCCGGTCAGTACGAACGCCTCGGTGAACATCTGCATCGTCGCGACGATCTGCAGCATCGCCATCAGCGACAGGATCAGCCGGGTTTGCGGGATGGTGACGTGCCGGATTCGTTGCAAGACGCTGCAACCGTCCAGTTCGGCCGCTTCGTACAGGTCGCCCGGAATCCCTTGCAGCGCGGCCAGGTACACCAGCGTCGCGGTGCCCATGTTGCCCCACGTCGAGACCACGACCAGGGAGGGCATCGCCGAGGACTTGGACGCCAGCCACTGTGACTTGGGCAGGTGCAGGATGTGCAGCGCCTCGTTGAACAGGCCGAACCCGGGGTCCATGAAGTACTTGAACAGCAGGATGCCGGCCACCGGCGGCAGCATCACCGGCAGGTAGACCAGGATCCGCAGATACCCCTGCGCGTGCCGGAACTCGTTGACGACGATGGCCACCGCGAACGGTGCGGCGAAGCCGAACACCAGGGCCAGGCCGCTGAACTCCAGCGTGTTGCGCCAGGCCTGCCAGAACTCGGGGTCGGCGGC
This window encodes:
- a CDS encoding ATP-binding protein, with the protein product MQQLRHPAPAACRVAGTGAGGGVAVRGTAVGSEPAPDAPASQNTALYWTFPGSALDVSLSRRWLAAAVEQAWGAGDDADRVVLAYSEIATNAVVHGTGPVTVSARIRPGAVTCEVGDCSALAPQHRHATGEDVRGRGLDLIEWIVDRFGVAVGEAGKTVSFEVGRHAGHHSGEDAGSGRSPLPRSGPGPVAPTESVLESARTPRPGPGPKSGTGSRENSVGGSAGGSADGKQETG
- a CDS encoding alpha-amylase family glycosyl hydrolase, with the protein product MSAHTSPAPWWRSAAIYQIYPRSFADGSGDGMGDLAGVRARLPYLAELGVDAVWFNPWYLSPQADGGYDVTDYRVIDPLFGTVADAEALIAEAHALGIRVVVDIVPNHTSAANPWFAAALAAGPGSPERERFWFRSGRGEDGELPPTNWQGMFGGQTWTRVAEPDGEPGEWYLHLFDSAQPDFNWQHPDVPAEFEDVLRFWFDRGADGFRIDSAALLVKDPALPDQVGEDDSAFVDREEVHAIYRSWRAVADSYDGDRVLIGEIWLPDAARLARYLGPDEMHTVFNFPYLGCAWEADKLREVIDETLSLHAPVGAPPTWVLSNHDVDRVVTRYGREDTSFAIYARQLGRPVDLDLGTRRARASALLTQALPGSVYIYQGEELGLWEVEDIPDHLRQDPMWERKGRNPADPGRDGCRVPLPWSGSEPPFGFSPEQASAEPWLPQPEAWKDYTAEGQLADPTSMLTLYGKALRLRRETEGLGDGPFAWLPAPEGVLAFERGPGFVCAVNFGPRPSDQPVAGRVLLASGPLTAEGRIPADTAVWIAR
- a CDS encoding carbohydrate ABC transporter permease — encoded protein: MTQQTASRVLLTRNRFRARKPKTAPTYHRTLISRTQLSTTRGKRFYWIALTVALVLATLVFIGPLFWMATGGFKTSQELVRNPPVLLPSHPSTHAFSLAWNRLGMAQLLWNTVVYAGGALLFQLTFCVGAAYSLSKLRPIFGNWILALMLASMMIPAAALVIPQYLTVLDLPLVHWNLQNTPWVIWLPTVANAFNVFLLKRFFDSIPNDLLDAAAVDGAGPLRTLWRIVLPISRPILGVISIFAIVAVWKDFLWPLITVPAHETLNVGVNTAATSMPDNALVGGLFLASIPTIVLFLFFQRNIMAGLTVGGVKG
- a CDS encoding carbohydrate ABC transporter permease, yielding MAYALATERLQDTTRRGGSQSTWTALRRAAGRNLRAHAFLFGALVCFALFTWYPMIREIIMSFQRVHRGQTTWVGLGNYRQVAADPEFWQAWRNTLEFSGLALVFGFAAPFAVAIVVNEFRHAQGYLRILVYLPVMLPPVAGILLFKYFMDPGFGLFNEALHILHLPKSQWLASKSSAMPSLVVVSTWGNMGTATLVYLAALQGIPGDLYEAAELDGCSVLQRIRHVTIPQTRLILSLMAMLQIVATMQMFTEAFVLTGGGPEGSTTTVVYLLYNYAFNYNKFNTAAALGVIMLLVLACFSAIYIVLERRGSED